A genomic window from Syngnathus typhle isolate RoL2023-S1 ecotype Sweden linkage group LG18, RoL_Styp_1.0, whole genome shotgun sequence includes:
- the LOC133143004 gene encoding protein FAM117A-like isoform X1, with amino-acid sequence MSGRSGAALGPQPLKATVPYQLASKHRAKGRDGKSAGKAKAQQLSPGMRRTMSLDAIIGPYLQGHWPKEPDVSLCRTDKSTQTPNWTDKTQSRREDDGGVIGHKRSASWGSAEHLQEITKLKQQLQQRSKPAVSGGHERERQRGSSLGGCNLGTTQTQPIPIPLAPLSTLVPRLRCSVEGLNQELEGMFVCQPGHRQHQLLEVPDGHRAPVPPQSCSIGSQSDPASVTPPSPSSALSSPYCSPTSTSPPISEDGHLDVHKGLDLLSPMLSLGEADPSLPLLISSSPGLNKSCCFQREPPEGCEKVRVCEETSTSNQQKAVPVSSCPDPNKVNFTPYGGSAFCPVSLLNPLLPSMDKLFSSLSVSGNCLDPPAAPSGESCTHVDAI; translated from the exons ATGTCAGGCCGGAGTGGAGCTGCTCTGGGGCCCCAGCCCCTCAAGGCAACCGTCCCCTATCAGCTGGCCAGCAAGCACCGAGCCAAAGGCAGGGATGGAAAGTCAG CTGGAAAGGCCAAAGCGCAGCAGCTGAGTCCCGGCATGAGGCGGACCATGTCTCTGGACGCCATCATCGGCCCGTACCTGCAGGGCCACTGGCCCAAAGAACCGGACGTAAGCTTGTGTCGAACGGACAAGTCCACTCAG ACTCCTAACTGGACCGACAAAACGCAGAGCAGGAGGGAGGACGACGGCGGCGTCATCGGACACAAACGCTCGGCGTCCTGGGGCAGCGCCGAGCATCTCCAGGAA ATTACCAAACTCAAACAACAGCTGCAGCAGCGCAGCAAACCTGCCGTCTCTGGGGGGCACGAGCGAGAGCGCCAGCGTGGCTCATCTCTCGGGGGCTGTAACCTAGGAACCACTCAG ACTCAGCCCATTCCCATCCCGCTGGCTCCCCTCTCCACGCTGGTGCCTCGGCTGCGCTGCAGCGTCGAGGGCCTCAACCAGGAGCTGGAAGGCATGTTCGTCTGTCAGCCGGGCCACCGGCAACATCAG CTTCTGGAGGTTCCGGACGGCCACCGTGCTCCTGTCCCGCCTCAGAGCTGCAGCATAGGGTCTCAAAGCGACCCGGCTTCTGTCACACCTCCCTCGCCGTCTTCCGCTTTGTCCTCACCGTACTGCTCTCCCACCTCCACCTCTCCGCCCATATCCGAAGACGGCCATCTGGACGTGCATAAAG GGTTGGATCTCCTGTCTCCAATGTTGTCCCTGGGTGAGGCGGACCCCTCGCTGCCTCTGCTGATCTCTTCCTCGCCGGGACTCAATAAGAGCTGCTGCTTCCAGAGGGAACCTCCGGAGGGCTGCGAAAAAGTCCGTGTTTGCGAGGAGACCAG CACTTCAAACCAGCAAAAAGCAGTGCCCGTCTCCTCCTGCCCAGACCCCAACAAGGTAAACTTTACCCCCTATGGGGGCTCTGCCTTCTGCCCTGTCAGCCTCCTCAATCCGTTGCTGCCTTCCATGGACAAGCTCTTCTCCAGCCTGTCCGTCAGCGGCAACTGCCTGGACCCCCCCGCCGCTCCCTCAGGCGAAAGCTGCACGCACGTCGACGCCATCTAA
- the ndufa4b gene encoding cytochrome c oxidase subunit NDUFA4, translating into MSMLGTVAKQLKNHPALIPLFIFIGGGTTMSILYLGRLALRNPDVCWDRTNNPEPWNKMEANQQYKLFTINTDYSKLKKDRPDF; encoded by the exons ATGTCGATGCTCGGGACCGTCGCTAAGCAGCTCAAGAACCATCCAGCT CTCATCCCACTGTTCATCTTCATTGGTGGTGGGACAACCATGAGCATACTGTACCTTGGCAGACTGGCACTGAGGAATCCCGATGTCTG TTGGGACCGCACGAACAACCCTGAGCCTTGGAACAAAATGGAGGCCAATCAGCAGTATAAG CTTTTTACAATAAACACGGACTACTCCAAGTTGAAGAAGGACAGGCCTGATTTCTAA
- the rundc3ab gene encoding RUN domain-containing protein 3A isoform X2 — MEPCCLTMGEVSKKASTRNVAVERKNLITVCRFSVKTLLEKYTAEPIDDSSEEFINFAAILEHILSHRFKGSSSWFDGQRSFWDFVRLACAKLPNSCISSIENMENISPSRAKGRAWIRVALMEKRLSEYIATALRDMRTTRRFYAEGAIMLREEASVLTGMLIGLGAIDFSFCLKGEALDGKSSAVIDYTPYLKFTQSYDYVSDDDDRQSVESSTSDDSIPEHPYVPLLTDEESWSTKCRKMEQRFKIVHAQKGYLEELVRLRESQLKNTEAENKRLKARLDELHGQSHQEKKELETVVLELQEQLTSLIPCDTSHLAKNLTIPLVNQWPLLEPYNRQDHVKLLRRRSFPSTELLSVDSDPLRSEGKQNGGAWCTEKDYTPSLMGLCGSLGSLPSCKSLSSLKSSECLVNISTENSPALSPS, encoded by the exons ATGGAGCCCTGCTGTTTGACCATGGGTGAAGTGTCGAAGAAAGCATCCACTCGGAATGTGGCGGTGGAGAGGAAGAACCTCATCACCGTGTGCAG GTTTTCAGTCAAGACCCTCTTGGAGAAATACACAGCCGAGCCCATCGATGACTCATCGGAGGAGTTCATCAACTTTGCAGCCATCCTGGAGCACATTCTCAGCCACCGTTTTAAAG GCTCTAGCAGCTGGTTCGATGGCCAGAGGAGTTTCTGGGACTTTGTTCGACTGGCTTGCGCCAAGCTGCCAAATAGCTGCATTAGCAGCATCGAGAACATGGAGAACATCAGCCCATCGCGAGCAAAA GGCCGAGCCTGGATAAGAGTGGCCCTGATGGAGAAGAGGCTGTCAGAATATATTGCTACTGCCCTGAGGGACATGAGAACGACAAG ACGCTTCTACGCAGAGGGAGCCATCATGCTCAGAGAGGAAGCCTCCGTGCTAACCGGGATGCTCATAGGCCTGGGAGCCATCGACTTCAG TTTCTGTCTTAAAGGGGAAGCCTTGGATGGCAAATCGTCCGCAGTTATTGACTACACGCcatatttgaaattcacacaaag CTACGACTACGTGAGCGACGACGACGACCGCCAGAGCGTTGAGAGCAGCACGAGCGACGACAGCATCCCCGAGCATCCTTACGTGCCTCTGCTCACAGACGAGGAGAGCTGGAGCACAAAGTGTCGCAAGATGGAGCAGAGGTTCAAGATTGTTCATGCGCAGAAG GGTTACTTGGAGGAGCTGGTGCGGCTGCGGGAGTCCCAACTGAAGAACACAGAGGCGGAGAACAAGAGGCTGAAGGCCCGCCTGGATGAGCTGCACGGCCAGAGTCACCAGGAGAAGAAAGAGCTGGAAACTGTCGTCCTGGAGCTTCAGGAGCAACT AACAAGTTTGATTCCATGTGACACCAGCCACTTGGCTAAGAACCTGACCATCCCACTAGTGAACCAATGGCCTCTGCTCGAGCCGTACAACAGGCAGGACCACGTCAAACTTCTCCGCAG GAGGAGTTTCCCTAGCACGGAGCTGCTGTCAGTGGATTCAGATCCTCTAAGGTCGGAAGGGAAGCAAAACGGAGGCGCCTGGTGCACGG AAAAGGATTACACCCCTTCCCTAATGGGACTTTGTGGCTCCTTGGGCTCCCTTCCAAGCTGCAAGTCTCTATCAAGCCTCAAGTCCAGTGAGTGCCTGGTCAACATCAGCACAGAGAACAGTCCTGCCCTCTCTCCCAGCTAG
- the rundc3ab gene encoding RUN domain-containing protein 3A isoform X1, whose amino-acid sequence MEPCCLTMGEVSKKASTRNVAVERKNLITVCRFSVKTLLEKYTAEPIDDSSEEFINFAAILEHILSHRFKDRGTFLSGSSSWFDGQRSFWDFVRLACAKLPNSCISSIENMENISPSRAKGRAWIRVALMEKRLSEYIATALRDMRTTRRFYAEGAIMLREEASVLTGMLIGLGAIDFSFCLKGEALDGKSSAVIDYTPYLKFTQSYDYVSDDDDRQSVESSTSDDSIPEHPYVPLLTDEESWSTKCRKMEQRFKIVHAQKGYLEELVRLRESQLKNTEAENKRLKARLDELHGQSHQEKKELETVVLELQEQLTSLIPCDTSHLAKNLTIPLVNQWPLLEPYNRQDHVKLLRRRSFPSTELLSVDSDPLRSEGKQNGGAWCTEKDYTPSLMGLCGSLGSLPSCKSLSSLKSSECLVNISTENSPALSPS is encoded by the exons ATGGAGCCCTGCTGTTTGACCATGGGTGAAGTGTCGAAGAAAGCATCCACTCGGAATGTGGCGGTGGAGAGGAAGAACCTCATCACCGTGTGCAG GTTTTCAGTCAAGACCCTCTTGGAGAAATACACAGCCGAGCCCATCGATGACTCATCGGAGGAGTTCATCAACTTTGCAGCCATCCTGGAGCACATTCTCAGCCACCGTTTTAAAG ATAGAGGAACATTTCTTTCAGGCTCTAGCAGCTGGTTCGATGGCCAGAGGAGTTTCTGGGACTTTGTTCGACTGGCTTGCGCCAAGCTGCCAAATAGCTGCATTAGCAGCATCGAGAACATGGAGAACATCAGCCCATCGCGAGCAAAA GGCCGAGCCTGGATAAGAGTGGCCCTGATGGAGAAGAGGCTGTCAGAATATATTGCTACTGCCCTGAGGGACATGAGAACGACAAG ACGCTTCTACGCAGAGGGAGCCATCATGCTCAGAGAGGAAGCCTCCGTGCTAACCGGGATGCTCATAGGCCTGGGAGCCATCGACTTCAG TTTCTGTCTTAAAGGGGAAGCCTTGGATGGCAAATCGTCCGCAGTTATTGACTACACGCcatatttgaaattcacacaaag CTACGACTACGTGAGCGACGACGACGACCGCCAGAGCGTTGAGAGCAGCACGAGCGACGACAGCATCCCCGAGCATCCTTACGTGCCTCTGCTCACAGACGAGGAGAGCTGGAGCACAAAGTGTCGCAAGATGGAGCAGAGGTTCAAGATTGTTCATGCGCAGAAG GGTTACTTGGAGGAGCTGGTGCGGCTGCGGGAGTCCCAACTGAAGAACACAGAGGCGGAGAACAAGAGGCTGAAGGCCCGCCTGGATGAGCTGCACGGCCAGAGTCACCAGGAGAAGAAAGAGCTGGAAACTGTCGTCCTGGAGCTTCAGGAGCAACT AACAAGTTTGATTCCATGTGACACCAGCCACTTGGCTAAGAACCTGACCATCCCACTAGTGAACCAATGGCCTCTGCTCGAGCCGTACAACAGGCAGGACCACGTCAAACTTCTCCGCAG GAGGAGTTTCCCTAGCACGGAGCTGCTGTCAGTGGATTCAGATCCTCTAAGGTCGGAAGGGAAGCAAAACGGAGGCGCCTGGTGCACGG AAAAGGATTACACCCCTTCCCTAATGGGACTTTGTGGCTCCTTGGGCTCCCTTCCAAGCTGCAAGTCTCTATCAAGCCTCAAGTCCAGTGAGTGCCTGGTCAACATCAGCACAGAGAACAGTCCTGCCCTCTCTCCCAGCTAG
- the LOC133143004 gene encoding protein FAM117A-like isoform X2: protein MSGRSGAALGPQPLKATVPYQLASKHRAKGRDGKSAGKAKAQQLSPGMRRTMSLDAIIGPYLQGHWPKEPDTPNWTDKTQSRREDDGGVIGHKRSASWGSAEHLQEITKLKQQLQQRSKPAVSGGHERERQRGSSLGGCNLGTTQTQPIPIPLAPLSTLVPRLRCSVEGLNQELEGMFVCQPGHRQHQLLEVPDGHRAPVPPQSCSIGSQSDPASVTPPSPSSALSSPYCSPTSTSPPISEDGHLDVHKGLDLLSPMLSLGEADPSLPLLISSSPGLNKSCCFQREPPEGCEKVRVCEETSTSNQQKAVPVSSCPDPNKVNFTPYGGSAFCPVSLLNPLLPSMDKLFSSLSVSGNCLDPPAAPSGESCTHVDAI, encoded by the exons ATGTCAGGCCGGAGTGGAGCTGCTCTGGGGCCCCAGCCCCTCAAGGCAACCGTCCCCTATCAGCTGGCCAGCAAGCACCGAGCCAAAGGCAGGGATGGAAAGTCAG CTGGAAAGGCCAAAGCGCAGCAGCTGAGTCCCGGCATGAGGCGGACCATGTCTCTGGACGCCATCATCGGCCCGTACCTGCAGGGCCACTGGCCCAAAGAACCGGAC ACTCCTAACTGGACCGACAAAACGCAGAGCAGGAGGGAGGACGACGGCGGCGTCATCGGACACAAACGCTCGGCGTCCTGGGGCAGCGCCGAGCATCTCCAGGAA ATTACCAAACTCAAACAACAGCTGCAGCAGCGCAGCAAACCTGCCGTCTCTGGGGGGCACGAGCGAGAGCGCCAGCGTGGCTCATCTCTCGGGGGCTGTAACCTAGGAACCACTCAG ACTCAGCCCATTCCCATCCCGCTGGCTCCCCTCTCCACGCTGGTGCCTCGGCTGCGCTGCAGCGTCGAGGGCCTCAACCAGGAGCTGGAAGGCATGTTCGTCTGTCAGCCGGGCCACCGGCAACATCAG CTTCTGGAGGTTCCGGACGGCCACCGTGCTCCTGTCCCGCCTCAGAGCTGCAGCATAGGGTCTCAAAGCGACCCGGCTTCTGTCACACCTCCCTCGCCGTCTTCCGCTTTGTCCTCACCGTACTGCTCTCCCACCTCCACCTCTCCGCCCATATCCGAAGACGGCCATCTGGACGTGCATAAAG GGTTGGATCTCCTGTCTCCAATGTTGTCCCTGGGTGAGGCGGACCCCTCGCTGCCTCTGCTGATCTCTTCCTCGCCGGGACTCAATAAGAGCTGCTGCTTCCAGAGGGAACCTCCGGAGGGCTGCGAAAAAGTCCGTGTTTGCGAGGAGACCAG CACTTCAAACCAGCAAAAAGCAGTGCCCGTCTCCTCCTGCCCAGACCCCAACAAGGTAAACTTTACCCCCTATGGGGGCTCTGCCTTCTGCCCTGTCAGCCTCCTCAATCCGTTGCTGCCTTCCATGGACAAGCTCTTCTCCAGCCTGTCCGTCAGCGGCAACTGCCTGGACCCCCCCGCCGCTCCCTCAGGCGAAAGCTGCACGCACGTCGACGCCATCTAA